In one window of Zingiber officinale cultivar Zhangliang chromosome 11A, Zo_v1.1, whole genome shotgun sequence DNA:
- the LOC122032794 gene encoding AT-hook motif nuclear-localized protein 18-like — protein MDRLPPSHLARVSNDQRLQQSNVDEEVKNTNNSSNEGSSSGGGEAGVQSQRKRGRPPGSRNKPKPPVVITRDSAHAVRAHVMEVAAGHDIVESVAEFARRRQVGVSLISGRGTVSDVTVSGPAGVVMPLRGRFDIVSLSGLVLPSSSLPAASWLTVYLGSVQGQLVGGSVVGPMVAATPVMIMASSFGNAAYERLPLMPEEPPDQDIRPLQGPSPALPPVPQQLVGGANNPPPFHGHLPQLLSLINNTNTTTTTTTNQNILPSPADDEFRSWGKAQNH, from the coding sequence ATGGATCGTCTTCCTCCTTCGCACCTGGCTCGTGTTAGCAATGATCAAAGACTGCAGCAATCCAATGTCGATGAGGAGGTCAAGAACACTAACAACAGTAGCAACGAGGGGAGTAGCAGCGGCGGCGGAGAGGCCGGAGTGCAGAGCCAGAGGAAGCGCGGCCGGCCGCCGGGATCCAGGAACAAGCCTAAACCGCCTGTGGTCATCACGCGCGACAGCGCCCACGCGGTGCGTGCGCACGTGATGGAGGTGGCCGCCGGCCACGACATCGTCGAGAGCGTCGCCGAATTTGCGCGGCGCCGTCAGGTCGGCGTCAGCTTGATCAGCGGCCGTGGGACCGTCTCCGACGTGACCGTCAGCGGGCCGGCCGGCGTCGTGATGCCGCTGCGTGGCCGGTTCGACATCGTCTCGCTCTCGGGGTTGGTCCTGCCGTCGTCGTCTCTGCCCGCGGCGTCATGGCTGACGGTGTACTTGGGCAGCGTGCAAGGGCAGCTGGTGGGCGGGAGCGTGGTGGGGCCGATGGTGGCGGCGACGCCGGTGATGATCATGGCCTCCTCGTTCGGGAACGCCGCCTACGAGAGGCTGCCTCTGATGCCGGAGGAGCCGCCTGATCAAGACATCCGCCCGTTGCAGGGTCCGTCGCCGGCGCTTCCTCCGGTGCCGCAACAATTGGTAGGCGGCGCGAACAACCCCCCGCCGTTTCATGGGCACCTGCCGCAGCTGCTGAGTCTGATCAACAACACcaacaccaccaccaccaccaccaccaatcaGAACATCCTACCGTCGCCGGCCGACGACGAGTTCCGATCTTGGGGAAAAGCACAGAATCACTAA